In one Trichlorobacter lovleyi SZ genomic region, the following are encoded:
- the mnmE gene encoding tRNA uridine-5-carboxymethylaminomethyl(34) synthesis GTPase MnmE, translating into MYIRDTIAAIATPLGSGGVGIVRVSGPDAEQIGRKLFKGSGTKNGGGFESHRLFYGRLVNPLDDGLIDEGMAVLMRAPRSYTREDVLELHCHGGYYLVRAVLQACISAGARLAEPGEFTRRAFLNGRIDLAQAESVMDLIASRTERSLSLAQSQREGHLSRALAALKAPLVESLALVEAHIDFPEDEVDPAVFEAIETGIATVSAGISRLLATFASGKVLRDGVSVLLLGLPNAGKSSLLNALSGTDRAIVSALPGTTRDLIEETVSLQGLPVKVIDAAGIRAHHADCVEQEGVRRALDKASEADLLLLLVDGTAPLSDELLELATSLAALPYLLVVTKSDLPQLLDLSGLAAPLGVCSVSAKSRAGIDRLAAQIYDHFVQSSAFSSDAAAVISNVRHRDVLVRAQRSLQDFADNQSLGLPPELLALDLRTALAALGEITGETTTDDLLDLIFSSFCIGK; encoded by the coding sequence ATGTATATTCGTGATACCATTGCTGCCATAGCGACTCCGCTTGGTTCTGGTGGAGTGGGCATAGTACGGGTCAGTGGACCTGACGCAGAGCAGATTGGCCGGAAGCTTTTTAAAGGATCAGGCACGAAGAACGGCGGTGGCTTTGAGAGCCACCGCCTTTTCTATGGTCGCCTGGTTAATCCGCTTGATGACGGTCTGATAGATGAAGGCATGGCAGTTCTGATGCGGGCTCCCCGCTCCTACACCCGCGAGGATGTGCTCGAGCTGCACTGTCACGGTGGTTATTATCTGGTTCGTGCCGTGCTCCAGGCCTGTATTTCTGCTGGTGCCAGGTTGGCTGAACCGGGTGAATTTACCCGACGGGCCTTCCTGAACGGCCGTATCGATCTTGCCCAGGCAGAATCGGTCATGGACCTGATCGCCAGCCGTACAGAACGTTCTTTAAGCCTGGCCCAGTCGCAACGTGAAGGTCATCTGTCCCGTGCATTAGCTGCCTTGAAGGCACCGCTAGTTGAGTCTTTAGCCTTGGTGGAGGCTCATATAGACTTTCCTGAGGACGAGGTTGATCCTGCTGTCTTCGAGGCCATTGAGACCGGAATTGCAACGGTTTCTGCCGGAATCAGCCGACTGCTTGCTACCTTTGCAAGCGGAAAGGTGCTGCGTGACGGTGTTTCGGTCCTCCTGTTGGGGCTTCCGAATGCCGGCAAATCCAGTCTCTTGAACGCCCTGTCAGGGACTGACCGGGCGATTGTCTCAGCACTGCCCGGTACCACCCGCGATTTGATTGAAGAGACGGTTTCCCTGCAGGGGTTGCCGGTTAAGGTTATTGATGCTGCCGGTATTCGTGCCCATCACGCCGACTGTGTCGAGCAGGAGGGGGTCCGCAGGGCGCTTGACAAGGCGTCTGAGGCTGATCTGCTGCTTTTACTGGTCGATGGCACTGCCCCGTTGAGTGATGAATTGTTGGAGCTGGCTACATCGCTTGCCGCGCTTCCGTATCTGCTGGTGGTGACCAAGTCAGACCTTCCCCAGTTGCTCGATCTGTCAGGTCTGGCCGCGCCTCTCGGAGTCTGCAGCGTTTCTGCAAAGAGCAGGGCCGGTATTGACCGGCTTGCCGCTCAGATTTACGACCACTTCGTACAGTCTTCGGCCTTTTCATCCGATGCTGCTGCTGTGATCTCAAACGTTCGTCATCGTGATGTTCTTGTTCGTGCCCAGCGGTCTCTCCAGGATTTTGCCGACAACCAGTCGCTTGGCTTGCCGCCGGAGTTGTTAGCTCTGGATCTCAGGACCGCCCTTGCCGCCCTTGGTGAGATTACCGGCGAGACCACGACCGACGACCTGCTTGATCTGATTTTCTCTTCGTTTTGTATTGGCAAGTAA